The following proteins are encoded in a genomic region of Cryptomeria japonica chromosome 11, Sugi_1.0, whole genome shotgun sequence:
- the LOC131041385 gene encoding histone H1, translated as MASTDDQVNTPEEVVPAVAEVPPEAETAAAETEQAEAKPTKEKKAKPVKEKKPRAPKATPAHPPYFQMIKEAISALKEKGGSSPRAITKFMEEKHKAVLPPNYKKMLAIQIKKLVVSGKLIKVKGSFKLSEKTASKKVVKKAAKPAAKSVSKPKPASKAAKPAAKKAVKKVAKAPAAKPSAAKPSAAKPSKAAKPVAAVKKPAAKRPAPAKKTAAAKPVKAKKPKSIKSVKKTPAKSKPAGKAPPAKRAKKAAK; from the exons ATGGCTTCCACAGATGATCAGGTGAATACACCGGAAGAAGTTGTCCCTGCAGTTGCTGAAGTTCCTCCAGAGGCTGAGACAGCCGCTGCGGAAACAGAGCAGGCCGAGGCCAAGCCGACAAAGGAGAAGAAGGCCAAGCCTGTGAAGGAAAAGAAGCCCAGGGCTCCCAAGGCAACCCCTGCTCACCCCCCTTATTTTCAG ATGATTAAGGAGGCGATTTCTGCTCTTAAGGAAAAGGGCGGTTCTAGCCCTCGCGCAATTACAAAATTCATGGAGGAGAAGCACAAGGCCGTGCTTCCCCCGAATTACAAGAAGATGCTGGCTATCCAGATCAAGAAGCTGGTTGTCAGTGGAAAGCTTATCAAGGTGAAAGGCTCCTTCAAGCTTTCTGAGAAGACAGCATCCAAGAAGGTCGTAAAGAAAGCTGCAAAGCCTGCGGCAAAATCGGTCTCAAAGCCCAAGCCTGCCTCAAAGGCTGCAAAGCCAGCAGCTAAAAAGGCTGTTAAGAAGGTCGCAAAGGCCCCTGCTGCAAAGCCTTCTGCTGCGAAGCCTTCTGCTGCGAAGCCTTCCAAGGCTGCAAAGCCAGTTGCCGCGGTGAAGAAACCTGCTGCCAAGAGGCCAGCTCCGGCAAAGAAAACTGCCGCGGCGAAGCCAGTAAAGGCGAAGAAGCCTAAATCTATCAAGTCCGTGAAGAAGACTCCTGCAAAGTCCAAGCCTGCTGGCAAGGCTCCTCCTGCTAAGAGGGCAAAGAAGGCGGCTAAATGA